In Actinomadura citrea, a single window of DNA contains:
- a CDS encoding carbohydrate ABC transporter permease: MLDTAPAVRRAPGRRTSGRARPRRRPRFGPYLLIAPTVVVIALLMFWPMVQIGIMSFQKVGNRQLRGEPAESVGTENFTKIFNDPFFWQTLRHTVLFAVVAVSLTLVVGTLVGLLLNKLGKRMSSFVAGGVMVAWATPPVTAAIIFSWLFGTTGGLVNWCLDLLPDFLVGGGWSDYNWFATPLSTYTVLTVCVVWQACPFVAVSVLAGLKSVPGELYEAARVDGSGPWRTFWSLTYPMLKPIFLVLVVMSIIWDFKVFTQLFIMAGMANRDAFNLSLYGYSEAFGSLNPKLGMGSAIALVLTLILLIVTALYVRVMVRQGETR, encoded by the coding sequence ATGCTCGACACCGCTCCCGCGGTGCGGAGAGCGCCCGGCCGGAGAACGTCCGGCCGGGCGCGCCCCCGCCGCAGGCCCCGCTTCGGGCCCTACCTGCTGATCGCGCCGACCGTGGTCGTGATCGCCCTGCTGATGTTCTGGCCCATGGTCCAGATCGGGATCATGTCGTTCCAGAAGGTCGGCAACCGCCAGCTGCGCGGCGAGCCGGCCGAGTCGGTGGGGACCGAGAACTTCACAAAGATCTTCAACGATCCGTTCTTCTGGCAGACCCTCCGGCACACCGTGCTGTTCGCCGTCGTCGCGGTGTCCCTGACCCTGGTCGTCGGGACGCTGGTGGGGCTGCTGCTCAACAAGCTCGGCAAGCGGATGTCGAGCTTCGTCGCCGGTGGCGTGATGGTCGCCTGGGCGACCCCGCCGGTCACCGCGGCGATCATCTTCAGCTGGCTGTTCGGCACCACCGGCGGCCTGGTCAACTGGTGCCTGGACCTGCTGCCGGACTTCCTCGTCGGCGGCGGCTGGAGCGACTACAACTGGTTCGCCACGCCGCTGTCCACCTACACCGTCCTCACCGTGTGCGTCGTCTGGCAGGCCTGCCCGTTCGTCGCGGTGTCCGTGCTGGCCGGGCTGAAGAGCGTTCCCGGCGAGCTGTACGAGGCCGCCCGGGTGGACGGCTCCGGACCGTGGCGGACGTTCTGGAGCCTCACCTACCCCATGCTCAAGCCGATCTTCCTCGTGCTGGTCGTCATGTCGATCATCTGGGACTTCAAGGTCTTCACGCAGCTGTTCATCATGGCCGGGATGGCCAACCGCGACGCGTTCAACCTGTCGCTGTACGGCTACTCCGAGGCGTTCGGCTCGCTCAATCCGAAACTCGGCATGGGCTCGGCGATCGCGCTCGTGCTCACGCTCATCCTGCTCATCGTCACCGCCCTGTACGTGCGGGTCATGGTTCGTCAGGGGGAGACCCGATGA
- a CDS encoding Fpg/Nei family DNA glycosylase, with the protein MPEGDVVWLTARRLREALKGRVLTRSDFRVPRYATADLRGRTVLDVVSRGKHLLVRIEGGLTVHTHLKMEGRWQVRRAGPPPRDHRVRLVLANAEWQAVGYSLGVVELLRTDEEGSAVGHLGPDLLDPAWGPEMAAASVARLAEEPERAIGEALLDQTRVAGIGNVYKAEVLFLRGVNPWTAVGNVPDTSGLVRLAHRLLEANKERHGHITTGEPGRGREHWVYGRAGRPCRRCGTRIERAEQGERATFWCPRCQPVVARPDA; encoded by the coding sequence ATGCCCGAGGGCGACGTCGTCTGGCTGACCGCCCGGCGCCTGCGCGAGGCGCTGAAGGGGCGGGTGCTGACGCGCTCGGACTTCCGCGTGCCGAGGTACGCGACGGCCGATCTGCGCGGACGGACCGTCCTGGACGTGGTCTCGCGCGGCAAGCATCTCCTCGTGCGGATCGAGGGCGGACTGACCGTCCACACCCACTTGAAGATGGAGGGACGCTGGCAGGTCCGCAGGGCCGGGCCTCCTCCGCGCGACCACCGGGTGCGGCTCGTGCTGGCGAACGCGGAGTGGCAGGCGGTCGGGTACTCGCTCGGGGTGGTCGAGTTGCTGCGCACCGACGAGGAGGGCTCGGCGGTCGGGCACCTCGGGCCCGATCTTCTCGATCCGGCGTGGGGGCCGGAGATGGCGGCCGCATCCGTCGCGCGGCTGGCGGAGGAGCCGGAGCGGGCGATCGGCGAGGCGCTGCTCGACCAGACGAGGGTCGCCGGGATCGGCAACGTCTACAAGGCCGAGGTTCTGTTCCTGCGGGGCGTGAACCCGTGGACCGCCGTAGGGAACGTTCCCGACACTTCGGGTCTTGTGCGGCTCGCTCACCGCCTTCTGGAGGCCAACAAGGAGCGGCACGGCCACATCACGACCGGTGAGCCGGGGCGCGGCCGGGAGCACTGGGTGTACGGGCGCGCCGGACGGCCCTGCCGGAGGTGCGGAACCCGCATCGAGCGGGCGGAGCAGGGAGAGCGGGCGACCTTCTGGTGCCCGCGCTGCCAGCCGGTCGTCGCCCGCCCTGACGCCTGA
- a CDS encoding ROK family transcriptional regulator: MARRPGTPRLLRELNDRAALDLLVGQGPLTRAQIGEHTGLSKVTASQLLSRLEERGLVSVVGEQAGGRGPNAALYAVVPSSAYVAGLEVGPDGVTAGVADITGQIVAQVTVDPNGADDPVKMVHSAVVKACRSAKVAVSKLSAFVIGTPGVVDPRSGDVQFSFDLPAWHEGVLAALRTDLRRPVIIENDVNLAAIAERAYGAARDADDFALMWFDRGMGLSVMLGGRLHRGRWGGAGEIGYLPVPGAPLPVGDARRAAQDEGVTESTTWGIPTLAGGYGALVGADAVRALAHEHGFTEPTAVDCVRAAADDEDRGGAFLDELADRISYGVTSVNIVLDPGLVVLSGSLGRAGGWPLATRIESIVGRISPTRPAVAVTGVKGDPVLRGALHAALEQARDDVFSAAGAS; this comes from the coding sequence ATGGCAAGACGCCCGGGAACGCCGAGACTGCTGCGTGAGCTCAACGACCGCGCGGCACTGGACCTGCTCGTCGGGCAGGGACCGCTCACCCGCGCGCAGATCGGCGAGCACACCGGGTTGTCGAAGGTGACCGCGTCCCAGCTGCTGTCCCGGCTGGAGGAGCGCGGGCTCGTCTCGGTGGTGGGGGAGCAGGCCGGGGGACGGGGCCCGAACGCCGCGCTCTACGCCGTCGTCCCGTCCAGCGCGTATGTCGCGGGCCTGGAGGTGGGGCCGGACGGGGTCACGGCCGGCGTCGCCGACATCACCGGGCAGATCGTCGCCCAGGTCACCGTGGACCCGAACGGCGCCGACGATCCCGTGAAGATGGTGCACAGCGCCGTCGTCAAGGCGTGCCGCTCGGCCAAGGTCGCGGTGTCGAAGCTGAGCGCGTTCGTCATCGGGACGCCCGGCGTCGTCGACCCGCGCTCCGGCGACGTCCAGTTCTCCTTCGACCTGCCCGCCTGGCACGAGGGCGTCCTCGCCGCGCTGCGCACCGACCTGCGCCGCCCCGTGATCATCGAGAACGACGTGAACCTCGCCGCGATCGCCGAGCGGGCCTACGGGGCGGCGCGCGACGCCGACGACTTCGCGCTCATGTGGTTCGACCGCGGCATGGGCCTGTCGGTGATGCTGGGCGGGCGGCTGCACCGCGGGCGGTGGGGCGGAGCGGGGGAGATCGGCTACCTGCCCGTCCCCGGGGCGCCGCTGCCGGTCGGGGACGCCCGGCGCGCCGCCCAGGACGAGGGCGTCACCGAGTCGACGACCTGGGGCATCCCCACCCTCGCCGGCGGATACGGGGCCCTGGTGGGCGCGGACGCGGTCCGCGCCCTCGCGCACGAGCACGGCTTCACCGAGCCGACCGCCGTGGACTGCGTCCGCGCGGCGGCCGACGACGAGGACCGCGGCGGGGCGTTCCTCGACGAGCTCGCCGACCGCATCTCCTACGGCGTGACCTCGGTCAACATCGTCCTGGACCCGGGGCTCGTGGTGCTGTCGGGAAGCCTCGGCCGGGCCGGCGGATGGCCGCTGGCCACCCGCATCGAGTCGATCGTCGGCCGGATCAGCCCGACCCGACCCGCCGTCGCCGTCACCGGTGTGAAGGGCGACCCCGTCCTGCGCGGCGCCCTGCACGCGGCGCTGGAGCAGGCGCGCGACGACGTCTTCTCGGCCGCGGGGGCATCGTAG
- a CDS encoding tautomerase family protein, whose product MPLVRIDALRMPPPQLEALGDAVHQALMDSIGFPADDRFQILTSHDGTTGTLRHGTYLDIPRDDGIVYIDITMRAGRTADQKKDLYERVCALAHERADVAPHNVFIVIHENTPADWSFGHGQAQYLP is encoded by the coding sequence ATGCCGCTGGTCCGCATAGACGCCCTCCGGATGCCCCCTCCCCAGTTGGAAGCACTAGGAGACGCGGTGCACCAGGCCCTCATGGACTCGATCGGTTTCCCCGCCGACGACCGCTTCCAGATCCTGACAAGCCACGACGGCACGACCGGCACGCTTCGCCACGGCACGTACCTGGACATCCCCCGCGACGACGGCATCGTCTACATCGACATCACCATGCGCGCCGGCCGCACCGCGGACCAGAAGAAGGACCTCTACGAACGCGTATGCGCCCTAGCCCACGAGCGCGCCGACGTGGCCCCCCACAACGTCTTCATAGTCATCCACGAGAACACCCCGGCAGACTGGTCCTTCGGCCACGGCCAGGCCCAGTACCTCCCGTAG
- a CDS encoding LysR family transcriptional regulator: protein MTLDDLRVFVAVCAAGNLSAVARDLSCSQSAVSQHVKRLERETGLVLLERRPRGVVPTRAGRILQRAAAEGIAGLDAALRQLDDVRRGVGGTVRVATGATTVRHFMAAGVAEFRDRHPEAALQFETAGSSRRCLEAVRSHTADLAWVTIGPPLEGVEQRASCELPWVLAVHVDDPLAARASVALGELAAIRYIELPAHSTSRVHLEMQLERHGVRLTSTTSVADWDTALLLAELDLGQAILPALPGWGEGPGDIRLVPIPELPPLTAGWAARRWDALTPLAVEFAETVLAHL, encoded by the coding sequence GTGACCTTGGACGATCTTCGCGTGTTCGTGGCGGTCTGTGCGGCGGGGAACCTGAGCGCGGTGGCGCGGGATCTGTCGTGCAGCCAGTCGGCCGTCAGCCAGCACGTCAAGCGGCTCGAACGCGAGACCGGGCTCGTGCTGCTGGAGCGGCGGCCGCGCGGCGTGGTGCCGACCCGCGCGGGGCGCATCCTTCAGCGGGCGGCGGCGGAGGGGATCGCCGGGCTGGACGCCGCGCTGCGTCAACTCGATGACGTGCGCCGCGGGGTGGGCGGCACCGTCCGGGTCGCGACCGGGGCCACGACCGTGCGGCATTTCATGGCGGCGGGGGTGGCGGAGTTCCGGGACCGGCATCCCGAGGCGGCGCTCCAGTTCGAGACCGCCGGGTCGAGCCGCCGCTGTCTGGAGGCGGTGCGCTCGCACACGGCCGATCTCGCGTGGGTCACGATCGGGCCGCCGCTGGAGGGCGTCGAGCAGCGGGCGTCGTGCGAGCTGCCGTGGGTGCTCGCCGTGCATGTGGACGATCCGCTGGCCGCGCGGGCGTCCGTGGCGCTGGGCGAGCTGGCCGCGATCCGCTACATCGAACTGCCGGCGCACTCGACGTCCCGCGTCCATCTGGAGATGCAGCTGGAACGCCACGGGGTGCGCCTCACGTCGACCACGAGCGTGGCCGACTGGGACACCGCGCTCCTGCTGGCCGAACTGGACCTCGGCCAGGCGATCCTGCCCGCTCTGCCGGGGTGGGGAGAAGGGCCGGGGGACATCCGGCTGGTCCCGATCCCGGAACTGCCGCCGCTCACCGCCGGATGGGCCGCGCGCCGCTGGGACGCCCTGACCCCGCTCGCCGTCGAGTTCGCCGAGACCGTCCTGGCGCATCTCTGA
- a CDS encoding carbohydrate ABC transporter permease → MRRLSRRLLLNGTGLLVFLIAVFPVFWMASTAFKPNTEIFSTTPKPLPSHPTLEHFDLVLNGGIAEVSFWEYFRNSAILALVTVLVSGLLSLMAAIAVARFRFRFRTTFLIMLLVVQMVPCEALVIPLFLDLKQLDLLNSLAGLVIVYIGFAVPFAIWMLRGFVAAVPRELEEAAAIDGAGPVRTFLRVMLPLVAPGLVATSIFSFITAWNEFIFAFTFLDDQTKYTLPIMLQFFFGRSGNAWGPIMAASTLLTIPVIAFFLIVQRRMVSGLTAGAVKG, encoded by the coding sequence ATGAGGCGCCTGTCGCGCAGACTGCTGCTGAACGGGACGGGTCTGCTGGTCTTCCTGATCGCGGTGTTCCCCGTCTTCTGGATGGCCTCCACCGCCTTCAAGCCCAACACCGAGATCTTCAGCACGACGCCGAAGCCGCTGCCGTCCCATCCGACGCTGGAGCACTTCGACCTGGTGCTGAACGGCGGCATCGCCGAGGTCTCCTTCTGGGAGTACTTCCGCAACAGCGCGATCCTGGCGCTCGTCACCGTCCTCGTGTCGGGGCTGCTCTCGCTGATGGCCGCGATCGCCGTCGCCCGCTTCCGGTTCCGCTTCCGCACCACGTTCCTGATCATGCTGCTGGTGGTCCAGATGGTCCCGTGCGAGGCGCTGGTCATCCCCCTGTTCCTCGACCTGAAGCAACTGGACCTGCTGAACAGCCTGGCCGGCCTCGTGATCGTCTACATCGGCTTCGCCGTCCCGTTCGCGATCTGGATGCTGCGCGGCTTCGTCGCCGCCGTGCCGCGCGAACTGGAGGAGGCCGCCGCCATCGACGGCGCGGGCCCGGTCCGGACGTTCTTGCGCGTCATGCTCCCGCTCGTCGCTCCCGGCCTGGTGGCGACCAGCATCTTCTCCTTCATCACCGCCTGGAACGAGTTCATCTTCGCGTTCACGTTCCTGGACGACCAGACCAAGTACACCCTGCCGATCATGCTGCAGTTCTTCTTCGGCCGCAGCGGCAACGCCTGGGGGCCCATCATGGCAGCGTCGACGCTGCTCACCATTCCCGTCATCGCCTTCTTCCTGATCGTCCAGCGCCGCATGGTGTCCGGGCTCACCGCCGGGGCGGTGAAGGGGTGA
- a CDS encoding Dps family protein has translation MASVKSPLTEAALKAAGDALQGALIDLIDLALVAKQAHWNLTGRNFKVVHEHLDEIVALARSGQDDVAERAVAIGANPDGRVRTVADRTTIPQLEAGYLADDKVVAAITDILAQIIARFRERIEATDEPDQVTQDLLIGITAELEKQHWMFQAQT, from the coding sequence ATGGCGTCGGTCAAGAGCCCTCTCACCGAGGCGGCACTGAAGGCCGCCGGGGACGCTTTGCAGGGCGCTCTCATCGATTTGATCGATCTCGCACTGGTCGCCAAGCAGGCGCACTGGAACCTCACCGGACGCAACTTCAAGGTCGTCCACGAGCACCTCGACGAGATCGTCGCGCTGGCCCGCAGCGGCCAGGACGACGTCGCCGAGCGCGCCGTGGCGATCGGGGCGAACCCGGACGGCCGTGTCCGCACGGTCGCCGACCGCACGACGATCCCGCAGCTGGAGGCCGGCTACCTCGCCGACGACAAGGTCGTCGCCGCGATCACCGACATCCTCGCGCAGATCATCGCGCGGTTCCGGGAGCGCATCGAGGCGACCGACGAGCCGGACCAGGTGACCCAGGACCTGCTCATCGGCATCACCGCCGAACTCGAGAAGCAGCACTGGATGTTCCAGGCGCAGACCTGA
- a CDS encoding extracellular solute-binding protein produces MKVAAVTAAIALAATACGGDKKDGDAGDGKDPAQLKVWMMGDGTPEQTKFLDGVEAEFKQKHPNTDVQVKYVPWPQVATTFQKAAAGGEGPDVTELGNTDVQSHIEQGSLADITDQFTGWADGKTLNKTALGNDTADGKTYAVPWYGGVRGVWYRTDWFQELGIQPPKTWADLTAAAKKVQGSKKVPGIGIPSDQTNALLSFVWGNAGEVAVDDGKGGFKGQLDQPQAVEAVKYYAGLVTTEKVAPEKYVGKNELEGPQRDFALGKLGMYVDGSWALKEMKKVSEKNADKWGVFPIPTKTGGNAPVMAGGSDLAVWNDSKAKGAAFDYITVLNNAKNAKGWADYSGFSSMRSDVKFSDPKLEIFTSIAGNTKFPPISAGWGEFEQAKKVLPNAVKAIMQGKSAEEEMKKANEQANTLLNP; encoded by the coding sequence ATGAAGGTTGCGGCCGTGACGGCCGCGATCGCCCTGGCCGCCACGGCCTGCGGCGGCGACAAGAAGGACGGCGACGCGGGCGACGGCAAGGACCCGGCGCAGCTGAAGGTCTGGATGATGGGCGACGGCACGCCCGAGCAGACCAAGTTCCTCGACGGGGTCGAGGCCGAGTTCAAGCAGAAGCACCCGAACACCGACGTCCAGGTCAAGTACGTGCCGTGGCCGCAGGTCGCCACGACGTTCCAGAAGGCGGCGGCCGGCGGCGAGGGGCCCGACGTCACCGAGCTCGGCAACACCGACGTCCAGTCCCACATCGAGCAGGGCAGCCTGGCCGACATCACCGACCAGTTCACGGGCTGGGCGGACGGCAAGACGCTGAACAAGACCGCGCTCGGCAACGACACCGCGGACGGCAAGACCTACGCGGTGCCGTGGTACGGGGGCGTCCGCGGCGTCTGGTACCGGACGGACTGGTTCCAGGAGCTCGGCATCCAGCCGCCGAAGACGTGGGCGGACCTGACCGCCGCCGCGAAGAAGGTGCAGGGCTCCAAGAAGGTCCCCGGCATCGGCATCCCGAGCGACCAGACCAACGCGCTGCTCAGCTTCGTGTGGGGCAACGCCGGCGAGGTCGCCGTCGACGACGGCAAGGGCGGCTTCAAGGGGCAGCTCGACCAGCCGCAGGCGGTCGAGGCGGTCAAGTACTACGCCGGGCTCGTCACCACCGAGAAGGTCGCCCCCGAGAAGTACGTCGGCAAGAACGAGCTGGAGGGCCCGCAGCGCGACTTCGCGCTCGGCAAGCTCGGCATGTACGTCGACGGCAGCTGGGCGCTCAAGGAGATGAAGAAGGTCTCCGAGAAGAACGCCGACAAGTGGGGCGTCTTCCCGATCCCGACCAAGACCGGCGGCAACGCCCCGGTCATGGCGGGCGGCTCCGACCTCGCGGTCTGGAACGACAGCAAGGCCAAGGGCGCGGCCTTCGACTACATCACGGTCCTGAACAACGCCAAGAACGCCAAGGGCTGGGCGGACTACAGCGGCTTCTCCTCCATGCGGTCGGACGTGAAGTTCTCCGACCCCAAGCTGGAGATCTTCACCTCGATCGCCGGCAACACCAAGTTCCCGCCGATCAGCGCGGGCTGGGGCGAGTTCGAGCAGGCCAAGAAGGTGCTGCCGAACGCGGTCAAGGCGATCATGCAGGGCAAGTCCGCCGAAGAGGAGATGAAGAAGGCGAACGAGCAGGCCAACACGCTGCTGAACCCCTAG
- a CDS encoding helix-turn-helix domain-containing protein, with the protein MVLLRQLLGDVLRQLRLRQGRTLREVSAAARVSLGYLSEVERGQKEASSELLSSICKALGVPLSHVLREVADQLALAELQHEPVMAGAPEHERISAESIPETPEEITGELRADMVAA; encoded by the coding sequence ATGGTCCTGCTTCGCCAGCTGCTCGGTGACGTACTGCGGCAGCTGCGGCTGCGCCAGGGACGCACCCTCCGTGAGGTGTCCGCGGCCGCGCGGGTGTCACTCGGCTACCTGTCTGAGGTCGAGCGAGGGCAGAAAGAGGCCTCTTCGGAGTTGCTCTCCTCTATCTGCAAGGCCCTGGGCGTCCCGCTGTCGCACGTGCTAAGGGAAGTCGCGGATCAACTTGCCCTCGCCGAGCTGCAGCATGAGCCCGTCATGGCGGGCGCGCCCGAGCACGAGCGCATCTCCGCCGAGAGCATTCCGGAGACCCCGGAGGAGATCACCGGCGAGCTTCGCGCCGACATGGTCGCCGCCTGA
- a CDS encoding glycoside hydrolase family 3 protein: MTTDDIATTAEIARLARGTLLPSFPGATAPRWVLDEMEVGLGGVTLFALTGNVPSPESLAALTAQMRKAGDPFITIDEEGGDVTRLGGHATGSPYPGNAALGAVDDPELTRRIYRSLGAELAEVGVNFNFAPSVDVNTADDNPVIGTRSFGSDPALVARHAAAAVTGTQEAGVAACAKHFPGHGATVDDSHLGIPLVDADLDLLDRRELVPFRAAIAAGTRAVMTGHLNLPAITRGAPATLSQEAITGLLRERLGYQGVIVTDALDMEGASGAIGIPEASVRALIAGADLLCLGPREHAETVEATLAAIDEAVRTGRLPLARLADAAERTRLLREWLAGHSPAAVDRPAGLEAARRAVRVTGALPGWNGAPLIVETETTGNIAVGPTPWGLHPWAPDAVQADGADGTAERVLDRAKGRGLVIVLRDAHRHAGQRALTTALLTARPDTVVVEMGLPVWRPRSAVYLATYGAAAANAQAAAELLGLC, from the coding sequence GTGACGACCGACGACATCGCGACCACGGCGGAGATCGCCCGGCTCGCACGCGGCACGCTGCTCCCGTCCTTCCCCGGCGCGACCGCGCCCCGCTGGGTCCTGGACGAGATGGAGGTCGGCCTCGGCGGCGTCACGCTGTTCGCGCTCACCGGGAACGTCCCGAGCCCTGAGTCGCTGGCCGCGCTCACCGCGCAGATGCGCAAGGCCGGCGACCCCTTCATCACGATCGACGAGGAGGGCGGCGACGTCACCCGCCTCGGCGGCCACGCGACCGGCAGCCCCTACCCGGGCAACGCCGCGCTCGGCGCCGTCGACGACCCCGAACTCACCCGCCGCATCTACCGCTCGCTCGGCGCCGAACTGGCCGAGGTCGGCGTCAACTTCAACTTCGCGCCGTCGGTCGACGTCAACACCGCCGACGACAACCCGGTCATCGGCACCCGCTCGTTCGGCTCGGACCCCGCGCTGGTCGCGCGGCACGCAGCCGCCGCCGTGACCGGCACGCAGGAGGCGGGCGTCGCCGCCTGCGCCAAGCACTTCCCCGGCCACGGCGCGACCGTGGACGACTCCCACCTCGGGATCCCGCTCGTCGACGCCGACCTGGACCTGCTGGACCGCCGCGAGCTGGTCCCGTTCCGGGCGGCGATCGCGGCCGGCACCCGCGCGGTGATGACCGGGCACCTCAACCTGCCCGCCATCACCCGCGGGGCGCCGGCCACCCTCTCCCAGGAGGCGATCACCGGGCTGCTCCGCGAGCGACTCGGCTACCAGGGCGTGATCGTCACCGATGCGCTCGACATGGAGGGCGCGAGCGGCGCGATCGGCATCCCGGAGGCGTCCGTGCGGGCCCTCATCGCGGGCGCCGACCTGCTGTGCCTCGGTCCCCGCGAGCACGCCGAGACCGTCGAGGCCACCCTCGCCGCGATCGACGAGGCCGTCCGGACCGGGCGCCTCCCGCTCGCCAGGCTGGCGGACGCGGCCGAGCGCACCCGCCTGCTCAGGGAATGGCTCGCCGGGCACAGCCCCGCCGCCGTCGACCGGCCCGCCGGGCTGGAGGCCGCCCGCCGCGCCGTCCGCGTGACCGGCGCGCTGCCCGGCTGGAACGGGGCGCCCCTGATCGTCGAGACCGAGACGACCGGCAACATCGCGGTCGGCCCGACACCCTGGGGCCTGCACCCGTGGGCGCCCGACGCCGTCCAGGCCGACGGCGCGGACGGGACGGCGGAACGTGTCTTGGACCGTGCCAAGGGCCGCGGGCTCGTCATCGTCCTCCGCGACGCCCACCGGCACGCCGGCCAGCGCGCCCTCACCACGGCCCTGCTCACCGCCCGCCCCGACACCGTCGTCGTGGAAATGGGCCTCCCCGTCTGGCGCCCCCGCTCAGCCGTCTACCTGGCCACCTACGGCGCCGCCGCCGCCAACGCCCAAGCCGCCGCCGAACTCCTGGGGTTGTGTTGA
- a CDS encoding RrF2 family transcriptional regulator, which produces MRLSARVDYALRASAELAVAGSHPVTAVQLAEAQQIPPKFLENILGQLRRSGLVRSQRGPEGGYWLARPAERISLADIIRAIDGPLLGVRGERPEHVGYEGPARSLQEVWIALRASERSILEQVTLAHIAAGELPAAVQKLTEDPSAWESPSLI; this is translated from the coding sequence ATGCGATTGTCCGCCCGGGTCGACTACGCGCTGCGCGCCTCCGCCGAGCTGGCGGTCGCCGGGAGTCATCCGGTGACCGCGGTCCAACTCGCCGAGGCCCAGCAGATACCGCCCAAATTCCTGGAGAACATCCTCGGCCAGCTGCGCCGGTCCGGGCTCGTCCGGAGCCAGCGGGGACCCGAAGGCGGCTACTGGCTGGCACGCCCGGCCGAGCGGATCTCGCTGGCCGACATCATTCGCGCCATCGACGGGCCGCTGCTCGGCGTGCGGGGCGAGCGGCCCGAGCACGTCGGGTACGAGGGGCCCGCGCGGTCCCTGCAGGAGGTGTGGATCGCGCTGCGCGCCAGCGAGCGGTCGATCCTGGAGCAGGTCACGCTCGCGCACATAGCCGCCGGGGAACTGCCGGCGGCCGTCCAGAAGCTGACCGAGGACCCGTCCGCCTGGGAAAGCCCCTCCCTGATCTGA